A window of Nocardiopsis sp. Huas11 genomic DNA:
TAGTGGCCCTCACCGATCCGGTACCAGGTGCCGCCCGTCCCGAACGGCCCCGTGGCGGCGTCGCCCTCGGTCCGGCAGGCGACGTCCACGTTGGCCTTGTGGGCGGCCAGGCCCACCGGGTCGAACTCGGTACCCGGCCCGCCGCGCACGATCACCGGGTCGCTCTGCGTGCTGGTGGCGATCTCCGCGCGGGCCCGGTACTCGCCGGTCCACAGGTAGTCGACCTCCACCCAGCCGTTGGTGGGCAGCTGGAGGCCGTGGCGGAACGCGCCGTCGGCCAGATCGATCCCGGCGGGGTTGGCCACGCGGCGGCCGAAGCCGTCGAGGCCGTCGTTGTAGCCCTCGGCGTAGGCGGCCTGTGCCTGGGGGCGGCCGCGGTCCAGGTCGCGCCAGGACTGGCGGTCGTCGTTCCAGTGGTCGTCGGTGATGTTCCACGGGCCCACGTCCCACACGGGCAGGTAGGCGCAGCGCGGTTCGTGGGTCTCGGTGTCGCCCCTGCCCTCGGGGCCGAGCGCGCCGGTGGTGCACACGCGCACGGTGTACTCGCCGCCGCCGCGCGTGGCCAGGCCCCGCCGGGAGGGCAGGGCGACGAAGTGGTCGTCGGGGCGCACGGTGTGCCCGTTCGCGGTGGTGCCGCCCACCAGGCCGATGCGGGTCGCGAAGAGCCGGGCGGAGTAGGGCGCGTCGGGCACGGTCGCCTCACCCGTCCCGTCGCCGCCGTCCCCATCCACGTCACCGCCGCCGTCGACCTCGTCGTCGGCGTCCGGCTCCGCGTAGAGGGGTTCGAGGGGCCGCAGCCGGACCCCGTCCAGCGCGGAGTCGGCGCCGTCCAGCTCGACCCTGAGCTGGACGTGGGACACACCGGAGTCGAGGATCACCCGGCCGCCGCCCTCCGGGACGGGGTGCCACTCCGTCCACATGCCGTCGGACCGGGTCCCGCGCGCCTCGGCGGTCACGTCCTCGGCCGCGCCGTCCGTCTGGAGCCGCACGTCCAGGACGTCGGTGGCCTCCGTCAACGGCTGCTCGGGGAAGGTCGCCAGGCCGCTGCCCGCCCGCCCCGGCTCGCGGCGGGGCGCGGCCGTGGCGCCGGTCTTCTCCGAGTCCAGGCGCAGCGACCCGTCGTCGAGCACCAGCCCGACCCGGTCCGCGGACTCCAGGTCCTGCGGGAGCCAGCCCTCCTGAGCGTGCGCCAGGGGCGCCGCCGTCGGGAGCAGCAGGACGGCCGCGCCCAGCGCCGTCAGGGTTCGTACCGCGGTGCTCTCACACCGGTCGTCGGACATCGCGCCATCCCCACACATCACCTGGAGCACCAAAAGAGGTCACTCTTAGTAATCACACTGGTGTGGGCACACTCAAGGAGCTTGTGGCGAGTGTTGGTGATACGGCGGTAAAAGTCCGACTCGCCCTCAGCGGGCGAAGGCCAGCAGGCAGGCGGTGAACTCGTGCACGTGGTTGACCCCGCTCACCGGCCCGATCTCCCCCGCGGCGAAGAGCCCCGCCACCGCGTCCACGCCCAGGATGCGGCGGACCGCGAGCACGTCGTGGTCGGAGCGCGGGAACAGGGCGGAGCCGCGGCCGTTGCAGGAGAACAGCAGGCCGGCGCCGACGCTGCGGTCGGTGCCGAAGGAGGCGAGTCTGCGCGCCAGGTCCTCGTCGGCGGTCCCGGCGTCGCGCACCTGGAAGCGCACGGTCTGACCGACCTCCACCATGTCGCCGATCGTCAGCGCGCCGATCTCGGGGTCCGCGCCGCTGAGCGAACGGATCAGGAAGTCGCCCTGCTCGTGGTGGTCGGCGTACTCGTCCATGGCGATGCCGATGTGCAGCCCCTGCGAGGCCAGCTCCCGGTCCTCCTCGGACAGGCCCTCGACCAGCTCCTCCAGCTTCTCGTAGGCGTTGGTGCCCGCCAGTTCCACGAGCAGGTTGCCCTCCGCCTTGGTCACGGTCATGCTCGGGCCGATCGGTCGGCACCCCTGGCTGACCACGGTGCCCAGCACGCCGTCGCCGCCCACGAGGACGCCGATCGCACCGTTCTCGGCGACGTCGCCGTCGACGAAGAGCCGGACCGACTCCTCGCCGCGCAGCCCGTCGGCCATGCCGCCGACGACCGGCAGCCCGCCGAGGGCGTCGGTGGACTCGCGCACGAACGCCTGGGTGGGGAACTCGTAGGGGTTGGAGAGCAGGATGGCGGCCCGGTCCCGGGAGCTGGGCTCGCGCATGCCCACGACGGCCAGGTGGTCGCCCTCGATCACGGTGTCGAGCCGGAACGGGGTGATCTCCACGTCCGGCAGGCTCGCGCACCAGACGCTGACCGCGCCCTGGCCCTCCACGCCGCGGCCGCCACCGATCACGCCGGTGGAGCTGCACCCCAGGGTGACGGCGTCCCCGGCGAGCGCCATCACGCGCTTGCCGGCGAGGGTCACCTCCTCGGGGTCCGCGCCGCACACGAAGAAGCACAGCAGGTCGGCGCCGCCGCCCGCCTCCGTCGGCGCGCTCCCCTCCATCTGTTCCAAGGCCGCCATGACGGCGCGTTCGGCCGCGTTCACGAGGTCGGCCCCCGTCGTCAGTGCATCGCCGAACCGTGCCACCTGCCGCCACCCCGCTTCCACCGGCGCCTCGCGCCGGATCTGGGTCTTCGCCGTCCCTCCCATTCTTCCACTCCCCCGCCGCGCCGTCCCTGTTCACGTCGACGGACCTTCGATCCCCGCACCCGCCCGCCGGGACCGGTACGTACACTGCGGGGGTGATCCACGACTCACCCCCACCGCCCGGTCTCCCCCGCACCCTCGCCGACCTGCGCGCGTCCGGCCACGTCCACCGGCCCGTCGCCGCCGAGGTCCGCGAGAACCTGCTCCGGCGCATGGGGGCCGGAGAGGCCCGTTTCCCTGGTGTGCACGGCTTCGACGCGACCGTGCTGCCGCAGGTCGAGCGGGCCCTGTTGGCCGGGCACGACATCGTGCTGCTGGGCGAGCGCGGCCAGGGCAAGAGCCGGCTGATCCGCGCCATCGCCGCCCTGCTCGACGAGTGGTCCCCCTCCGTCGCCGACTGTCCGATCAACGACCACCCCTACGCCCCGGTGTGCGCGGGCTGCCGGCGGCGCTCGTCACGGGAGGGCGAGGCCCTGCCGGTGGCCTGGCGGCACCGCCGCGAGCGCTACGGCGAGAAGCTGGGCACGCCCGACACCGGCGTGGGCGAGCTGATCGGGGACGTGGACCCGGCACGGCTGGCCGAGGGCCGCTCGCTCGGCGATCCCGAGACCGTCCACTACGGGCTGGTGCCGCGCGCCAACCGGGGCGTGTTCTGCGTCAACGAGCTGCCGGACCTGCCCGCGCGCGCACAGGTGGCGCTGTTCAACGTGCTGGAGGAACGCGACCTCCAGGTGCGCGGGTACACGTTGCGGCTGCCCCTGGACATCCTGGTGGTGGCGAGCGCCAACCCGGAGGACTACACGAACCGGGGGCGGATCGTGACGCCGCTCAAGGACCGGTTCGGCGCCCAGGTCAGGACCCACTACCCGCCGGAGCTGGCCGACGAGCTGGCGCTGATCCGGCAGGAGGCGGCCCTGCCGCCGGGCACGTGCGTGCCCTCGCACCTGCTGGAGACCGTGGCGCGTTTCACCCGGCTGGTGCGGGCGCACAGGAAGGTGGATCCCCGCTCGGGGGTCTCCGTGCGCTTCTCGGTGGCCGCAGCCGAGACCGTGGCCGCCTCCGCCCTGCGCAGGGCGGCCCTGGTCGGCGAGGAGGTGCCCGTCGCCCGCGTGTGCGACCTGCCCGCGGTGGTGGAGCCGCTGCTCGGCAAGGTCGAGTTCGACATCGCCGCCGAGGGCCGGGAGGCGGAGCTGCTGCACGCCCTGCTGCGCCGGGCGACCGCCGAGGTCTTCCGTGAGCGGTTGGGGGAGGCCGACCTGTCGCCCCTCGCCGACCGGTTCTCCGGCGGCGGCACGGTGGAGTCCGGGGACCTGGTCGGCGCGGCCGAGCTACTGCGCCGGGTCGGCGGGGTGCCGGGGCTGGCGGACATGATCTCCCGCGCGGCTCCCGAGGAGCAGGACGGCCCGCCGACTCCGGGACTGGCGGCGGCGGTGGTCGAGTTCGCGCTGGAGGGGCTCTATCTGGAGCGGAGGCTGTCCAAGGACACCGTCGCCGACGGCGGCGTCTACCGGTTCTGACCAGAGGGGACGGGGCGTTGGTGGGAGACGTGCGAGTGGGAGACCGGGCGCTCCGCGCCTCCGTTGAGGGTGGAAGCCCCGCACCGCCCGCGAAGCGGTCACCCCGGGCGATGGTGGGAGACGGGTGGGGATGAGACACCGATACCGGGCCTACACCGGCGGGCCCGACCCGCTGGCCGAGCCCGACCCGCCGACCGACGCGGAGCTGAGGGCCGTCGACGAGCTCCTCGCCCTGGTGGCGGCGGCCGATCCGGACTCCGACGCCGACCGCGAGGCACTGGACGCGCTGGCGGACGCCCTGTCCCGCTACGGGTCGGGCGAGCGCGCGGCGCTGGCGGAGACCGACCCCTCCGAGCTGCGGCGGCTGCTGGGCCCCGAGGGCGCGGCGGCCCGGACCCGGCTCGACGCGGCCGACCACGGTCTCAGCCCCCGCGAACTGCGCCGACTGGGCGAGGCCGCGCTGCGCGACGTCGAGCGGGGCCGCGGCGCGCGCCCCGGCGGCCACGCGGGCCCCTCCGGCCCCGGTGGGACCACGGGCGAGATGACCGGCGCGTTCCTGCCCTACGAGGCGGAGGAGGACCGCCCGCTGGACGCCTCCGCGACGGCGCGAGAAGCGGCCCTGCGCCGAGCCCGCTCCGCCGGCCCGCCCCTGCTCCCCGAGGACCTGCGGGTCGCCGAGACCGAGCCGGAGTCCGCCGCGGCGGTCTGCCTGCTCATCGACCTGTCCCACTCGATGGTGACGCGCTCGCTGCACGAGGCCGCCGCCCGGACGGCGCTGGCGCTGCTCGCCCTGGTCCGCACGCGCCATCCCCAGGACCGGGTGCAGGTGGTGGGCTTCGGCGAGCGCGCGGTCGAGCTCACCCCCGCCGCGCTGGTCGCGCACGACCGGAGCGAGGCGCCCGGCACCAACCTGCACCACGCCCTGCGCCTGGCACGGGCTCACGTGCGACGGCACCGCGGTCTCCTGCCCCGGGTCCTGGTGGTCACCGACGGCGAGCCCACCGCCCACCTGTCCGAGGACGGGCGGGCGCGGTTCGCCTGGCCCCCGGCTCCGCGCACGGTCGAGGCGACCCTGGCCGAGCTCGACGCCGTCCTGCGCGAGGGGGCCGAGGTCACCTTCGTCCTGTTGGCCGACGACCCCCGGCTGCGCGCCTTCCGGGCCCTGGTCGAGCGCCGCCGGGGCGTGCGGGTCGTGGACGCCGACGCCGACCTGCTCGGCCCGGTGGTCCTGGACCGCTACCGGCGGCGCTGACCCGGCTCAGCGCTCGAAGATGTTGACGTCCGAGGCCATCAGCAGCAGTTCCTCGGGGGCGTCGCCGCCCGAGTACAGCAGCTGGTGCCGGTTGGCGGGCATGATCGTCTCGGTGAACCGCAGCGGGCGCTCGCCCTCGTGCGCCACCCGCTCCTGCACGAGCAGCGGGATCCCGGGGCCGAGCCCGAAGGAGTCGGCCTCGTCCTGGGACGGCATCCGCGCGCCCACGATGTCCCAGTTCCAGTCCTCGCGGTACCCGAGCTCGCGCAGCACCGCGCTGACGCCCTCGTCCAGGCGTTCGGGATGCATGAGCGCGGTGCCGTTGGCGATGCTGAAGGGGAAGTAGGTGACCTGGGACTGCCAGAGCCCGCCCTCGACGAAACGGTCGCAGGAACGGATGACCACGAGCCCGCCGTAGGGGCCGTTCTCGTCGTCCTCGAAGCGCAGCCGCTTGGCCACCTTCGGGCGCATGGTGTCCAGGCTGACCTTGATCTTCTCGTCGACCTGGTAGTAGCCGGCCTCGCGCAGGTGCGGCTGGTAGCCGGCCTCGAACCGCTCGGAGTCGCTGCCGCCGGAGATCGGCGTGGCGAGGTGGATGATGGGCTGGTGGTCGGCGGCGAAGGCGCCCCGCCCCGCCTGGATGGTGATGCGGCCCTCGTCCTGGAGGATGCGCATACCGAGCCGCGCGGTGGCACGGGAGACGTCGAAGCGCTCGGCGAGCTCCTCCTCGCCCGGCAGGCGGTCGCCCGGCTGGTATTCACCCCGCGACAGCGCCTCGCGCAGATGGTCGGCGACCACGGTCTTCCTCGACGTGCTCATGTGCTGGCTCAGTCCCGGTGGTAGGCCTTGAGGTTGCCGTGCTCGAACTGGTACCGGATGCTGTGCCCGGCATACACAGTGTGCACCAGTCGGATCGGGCGTTCCTCGGAGTAGTCGGTGCGATGGACGTCCAGAACCGGTACTCCCGGGGGGAGTTCGAGCTGTGACGTCTCCTGTGGCGTGGGCATACGGGTCTGGAGCTCGTCGACGTAGCCGACCTGCCGGTGCCCGTGTTCGAGCAGCACCACCAGGGCGCTCTCGACGTCCTCGGGCAGCATGAGCGGCGTGCCCTGCACCAGTTCCATGGGGTAGTACGCCGAACTGATGGAGCCGGACTGCTCTCCGGAGAACCGGTACATGCGGCGCACAACGGTCATGTCCCCCTCGGGGACGCGCAGCCGGCTGGCGATGTCCGCCGTGGCGCTCAGGAGCTGGAGCTCCTCCAGCGTCTGCCCGGACAGCGCCGATTCGTTGAGACCGTCGGGCCCGCCCTTGGTCCGGGTGGCGTAGAAGATCTCCGGCACCACGTCCTGGACGAAGTGGCCGCGGCCCGGCCTGCTGAGGATGAGGCCCTGGTTGCGCAGCATGCCCAGTGCGAGCCTGATCGTGTTGCGGGACGCGTCGAAGCGCTCTTCCAGCTGCTTCTCCGACGGCAGCTGACCGCCCAGCGGCAGGCTTCCCTCCTGGATCTCCCGTCGCAGGATCCGAGCGATCTGTCGATATCTACTTTCTGCCCGCATAAGTCAGCCCTCTGGGGGGTATCAGTGGATCAGGTCAACTTGTACCAACAAGGTGAGCGGTACACCAGCAAAACAGGTCCATCCGGTTCTCATAGGCCCATCTTAGGTGAAGGCCACACTGAGTACACGGCAGAGCCGCCCAGCGGACACCTCCCCGGGAAAGAACCACAGCACAGCCCGATCCGACCGATTTCCGCCCACCACCGACGGAACGCACCACGTGACACGACAGACCGGGCCCCCTCGCACCAGCAGGGGGCGGACGACGAACTGACCACCCTCGACCCAAAGGTGACCCCTATGATCCCCGTCTTCATCGCCTTCATCGGACTCGTGCTCCTGGGGCTGGCCGCGGGCTTCTTCCTCGCCATCTCCATCGGCATCCGCCGCCAGGACAACCGCGGGCGCTACCGCTCCCTCCGCGAGGAGGACGACAACAGTGCCCTCTCCCGCACCGGCAGCCTCGTCGTCGGTCTGCGCTTCACCAACGGCGCCACCGAGCGCCGCGACCGCTCGCCCGACCCGGCCCCCGCGCGGGCCGTGCTCCGCGAGCGCACTCCCTCCGCGGTCTGACCCCCCGCGAGAGCCCCCGCACCACGTAGGACACGCCGTGAAGGGCCCGGCAGCGTGGCCGGCGCACCCTCACGGCAGGACCGTGCGGGCACACCGGCCGGTTCGACCCTTCGGGGCCGCGGTCAGCTCTCCAACGCCCCCAGCAGGTCCGCCACCAGGTCGTCACCCGACTCGATGCCGACGGAGATCCGCACCAGATCGGCCGGGACCTCCAACGCGGAACCCGCGGTGGACGCGTGCGTCATCCGCCCGGGATGCTCGATCAGGGACTCCACCCCGCCCAGGGACTCCCCCAGCGTGAAGACCTCGGTTCGCTCGCACAGCGCCAGGGCCGCCTTCTCCCCGTCGCGCAGAGCGAACGAGACCATCCCCCCGAAGGCACGCATCTGCCGTTCGGCGACCTTGTGCCCCGGATGCCCGTCCAGGCCGGGGTAGTACACCCTCCGTACCGCCGCATGGCTCTCCAGCGCGGCGACGACCTTCTCGGCGTTGGCACTGTGCCGGTCCATCCGCACGCCCAGGGTCTTGACCCCGCGCAGGGTCAGCCAGGAGTCGAAGGGCCCCGGAACGGCCCCCATGGTGTTCTGGTGGAAGGCCAGCCGCTCCCCGAGTTCGGCGTCGGACACGACCAGCGCGCCCCCGACCACGTCGGAGTGCCCGCCCAGGTACTTGGTGGTGGAGTGCACGACCACGTCCGCGCCCAGGGTCAGCGGCTGCTGGAGGTAGGGCGAGGCGAAGGTGTTGTCCACCACGTACAGCGCGCCGGCGTCGTGGGCGATCGCCGCGACCGCCTCGATGTCGGTGATGTTGAGCAGCGGGTTGGTGGGCGTCTCGGTCCACACCACCTTGGTCTGGGGGCGCAGCGCCGCCCGCACGGCCTCGGGATCGCTCTGGTCGACCGCGTCCCAGGTCACGCCCCAGCGCTCGACCACCTTGGAGACCAGGCGGAAGGTGCCCCCGTAGGCGTCACCGGGGATGATGATGTGGTCGCCCGGCGACAGGACCGTGCGCAGCAGCGTGTCCTCGGCGGCCATGCCGGAGGCGAAGGCCAGACCGCGCGTGCCCGCTTCCAGGGCGGCCAGGCACTCCTCCAGCGCGGCGCGCGTGGGGTTGCCGGTGCGCGAGTACTCATAGCCCTGGCGCAGCCCGCCCACGCCGTCCTGCGCGTAGGTGCTCGTCTGGTAGATCGGTACCACGACGGCCCCGGTGCCGGTGTCCGGTTCCTGGCCCGCGTGGATGGCCAGCGTTTCAAACCCGTCAAACGTCATGTCGCCACCCTAGTTCGCAACGACCACGGGAACCGTTCCTATTCAGTGTTCAGGAGTGGGTCTTGAACCCATCTCCTGTCACTGCGCGCGTCCCGAACGGTGGTGGACGCGCTGGTTCCCCGCGTTCTCTCCTTCCCTGCCCGGGCACGCGCATCGTGTGCGCGCTCCGTGGCAGGGCGGCGGGGTCCCTCACACCCCACAGCACCGGGTTCGGTCTGGACGGTCCGAGGCCCGTACCCATCGCTCCGGTGGGTACGGGGCGGCGGGGTCCGACGCCGAATCGGGTGTCCCAGGGCGCGCCTGCCAATGGCCACCGCAGCGGCGTCATGGCGAGTCATCGTACGCTTACTGCTGGTCAGAGGCTCGGCCCAGTGCCGGGCGCCCCACATCGAGGTATAGGCCGGATCGACGGCCACGATCGCGATTCCGAGTTCGGCGGCCATCGACACGATCCGGGCCCGGAGCCTGGCGGTGGGCATACCGGATGATGAGCTGCCGGAAGCGTTTCCTGCGGCCGTGTTTCTCCCGGGTCTTCTCGGCCGTGAAGTCCAGGTCCTCGATGGCGATCGCCGCCGCGCCGGTGCGCTGGGTCCAGTGCAGCAGCCTGGTGAGGGCGTGGCGGACCTGGGCGTCGCGGTGCGCAGCGGCGCCGGTCAGGTCGAAGGAGAACCGTTCGGGGTTCCCGACCGGGTTGCCGTGCGGGTCGAGCCGGTAGGCGGCCAGATGGTCGGCGTTCATATCCACACCCACCACCCCCTGCGCGCGGGCCGCCGCCAACGGCAGGGCCCGTGTCACCGCGCACCCCACGGGCACGCGCGGCGGACCGCCGGGCGTGCTCGCCCGGGACCCGTCAGGCGGGCGGGAAGCGCGTGGCCGATCCCGGCTCGGGCGGTTCGACGGGCAGGTCGGGCGTCGGTCCGGTGACCGGAGTGGGGACCCGGGTGGGCGTCCCGGTGCCGCGCATCGGCGGCTCCCAGCCGAGCTCCGGGTCGTACTCGCGCACGACCTTGCCGGGCACGCCCGCGACGACGCTGTGGTCGGGGTACCGGCCGGGCCGCACCACGGTGCCGGCCGCGACGACGCAGTTGCGCCCCAGGTGCACGCCCGGCAGGATCACCGCGTTCGCGCCGATCCAGGTGCCGTCACCGATGCTGACGGGGTCGTCCACGGGCCACTGCAGGCCGACGGGGATCTCGGTGTTGGTGTAGGAGTGGTTCTGGTCGGTGATGTACACGTACGGCCCCGTGTAGACGTGGTCGCCGATGTCCACCGACTTGTGCGCGACGATGTGGGACCCCCGGCCGATCGCGCAGCCGGAGCCGATCCGCACGACCGTCCCCTCGCCCAGGTCGTAGTCGGGGCCCATCCCGGCGGCGAGCGTCATGTCCGCGCCGAGCACGGTGTGCA
This region includes:
- a CDS encoding FIST N-terminal domain-containing protein, with the translated sequence MARFGDALTTGADLVNAAERAVMAALEQMEGSAPTEAGGGADLLCFFVCGADPEEVTLAGKRVMALAGDAVTLGCSSTGVIGGGRGVEGQGAVSVWCASLPDVEITPFRLDTVIEGDHLAVVGMREPSSRDRAAILLSNPYEFPTQAFVRESTDALGGLPVVGGMADGLRGEESVRLFVDGDVAENGAIGVLVGGDGVLGTVVSQGCRPIGPSMTVTKAEGNLLVELAGTNAYEKLEELVEGLSEEDRELASQGLHIGIAMDEYADHHEQGDFLIRSLSGADPEIGALTIGDMVEVGQTVRFQVRDAGTADEDLARRLASFGTDRSVGAGLLFSCNGRGSALFPRSDHDVLAVRRILGVDAVAGLFAAGEIGPVSGVNHVHEFTACLLAFAR
- a CDS encoding sigma 54-interacting transcriptional regulator; translation: MHDSPPPPGLPRTLADLRASGHVHRPVAAEVRENLLRRMGAGEARFPGVHGFDATVLPQVERALLAGHDIVLLGERGQGKSRLIRAIAALLDEWSPSVADCPINDHPYAPVCAGCRRRSSREGEALPVAWRHRRERYGEKLGTPDTGVGELIGDVDPARLAEGRSLGDPETVHYGLVPRANRGVFCVNELPDLPARAQVALFNVLEERDLQVRGYTLRLPLDILVVASANPEDYTNRGRIVTPLKDRFGAQVRTHYPPELADELALIRQEAALPPGTCVPSHLLETVARFTRLVRAHRKVDPRSGVSVRFSVAAAETVAASALRRAALVGEEVPVARVCDLPAVVEPLLGKVEFDIAAEGREAELLHALLRRATAEVFRERLGEADLSPLADRFSGGGTVESGDLVGAAELLRRVGGVPGLADMISRAAPEEQDGPPTPGLAAAVVEFALEGLYLERRLSKDTVADGGVYRF
- a CDS encoding VWA domain-containing protein, with amino-acid sequence MRHRYRAYTGGPDPLAEPDPPTDAELRAVDELLALVAAADPDSDADREALDALADALSRYGSGERAALAETDPSELRRLLGPEGAAARTRLDAADHGLSPRELRRLGEAALRDVERGRGARPGGHAGPSGPGGTTGEMTGAFLPYEAEEDRPLDASATAREAALRRARSAGPPLLPEDLRVAETEPESAAAVCLLIDLSHSMVTRSLHEAAARTALALLALVRTRHPQDRVQVVGFGERAVELTPAALVAHDRSEAPGTNLHHALRLARAHVRRHRGLLPRVLVVTDGEPTAHLSEDGRARFAWPPAPRTVEATLAELDAVLREGAEVTFVLLADDPRLRAFRALVERRRGVRVVDADADLLGPVVLDRYRRR
- a CDS encoding GntR family transcriptional regulator, whose product is MSTSRKTVVADHLREALSRGEYQPGDRLPGEEELAERFDVSRATARLGMRILQDEGRITIQAGRGAFAADHQPIIHLATPISGGSDSERFEAGYQPHLREAGYYQVDEKIKVSLDTMRPKVAKRLRFEDDENGPYGGLVVIRSCDRFVEGGLWQSQVTYFPFSIANGTALMHPERLDEGVSAVLRELGYREDWNWDIVGARMPSQDEADSFGLGPGIPLLVQERVAHEGERPLRFTETIMPANRHQLLYSGGDAPEELLLMASDVNIFER
- a CDS encoding GntR family transcriptional regulator produces the protein MRAESRYRQIARILRREIQEGSLPLGGQLPSEKQLEERFDASRNTIRLALGMLRNQGLILSRPGRGHFVQDVVPEIFYATRTKGGPDGLNESALSGQTLEELQLLSATADIASRLRVPEGDMTVVRRMYRFSGEQSGSISSAYYPMELVQGTPLMLPEDVESALVVLLEHGHRQVGYVDELQTRMPTPQETSQLELPPGVPVLDVHRTDYSEERPIRLVHTVYAGHSIRYQFEHGNLKAYHRD
- a CDS encoding cystathionine gamma-synthase — its product is MTFDGFETLAIHAGQEPDTGTGAVVVPIYQTSTYAQDGVGGLRQGYEYSRTGNPTRAALEECLAALEAGTRGLAFASGMAAEDTLLRTVLSPGDHIIIPGDAYGGTFRLVSKVVERWGVTWDAVDQSDPEAVRAALRPQTKVVWTETPTNPLLNITDIEAVAAIAHDAGALYVVDNTFASPYLQQPLTLGADVVVHSTTKYLGGHSDVVGGALVVSDAELGERLAFHQNTMGAVPGPFDSWLTLRGVKTLGVRMDRHSANAEKVVAALESHAAVRRVYYPGLDGHPGHKVAERQMRAFGGMVSFALRDGEKAALALCERTEVFTLGESLGGVESLIEHPGRMTHASTAGSALEVPADLVRISVGIESGDDLVADLLGALES
- a CDS encoding acyltransferase — protein: MGARVSRLLSWIIRSVWSFARSNAEIRADSKASRRFARFGVGSAIAFPTATLYGEPWIEIGVHTVLGADMTLAAGMGPDYDLGEGTVVRIGSGCAIGRGSHIVAHKSVDIGDHVYTGPYVYITDQNHSYTNTEIPVGLQWPVDDPVSIGDGTWIGANAVILPGVHLGRNCVVAAGTVVRPGRYPDHSVVAGVPGKVVREYDPELGWEPPMRGTGTPTRVPTPVTGPTPDLPVEPPEPGSATRFPPA